CGGGTCGGCGAGTGGACCCGCGAAATGTTACGGACCCGCGCTCAGACGGACGACCGCCTTCGCGCGGCGATCGCGCGGGCGGCCGACCGGAATCCGTTCGAGGTCGTCCCGGAAGATTACGAACTGATCGCCCGGGTCTGCGAAGCCCACCTCGCTCACGCCGGGGGATACTCGTACACGCTCAAACTCCGCCGCGACGACCGCGACATGGACCCGATCGAGGAGTTTCTTCTCAAGACGAAAACGGGGCACTGCGAGCGGTTCGCCGCCGGCCTCGCCCTGATGCTACGGACCGTCGGCGTACCGGCGGTGTACGTCCTCGGGTACAAGGGTTTTGACACGGATGGCGACGGCACCTATCTGATCCGCCAGGAACACGCCCACGCGTGGGTTGAAGTACTCGTCCGCCGGCCCGCGCCCCCGGACTACATCTTTCACCCCCGGACCGAACTCATCCCCGGGGCCCCGCGGTATGTCTGGCACTGGCTGAGTGTCGACCCAAACCCGGCGAGTGAGGAAGTCGAAACGGATCACGGAATGGGGGATTGGTTCTCGACCGTCCGGGCGACCGGGGCGGCGTTCTTCCTCGACTTCATCGTTGGGTATAACCCGGACCGCCGGAAAGAGGCGGCCGCCGCGATCGGCGATCTGTCGTCGCGGGGCGGCACCGTGGCCATCTTGGTCCTGGGGATCGTCATCCTCGGGTCGGCCGGCCGCTGGGTGTGGAAAAATCGGCACCGCGTGCGCGGCACCGGCGGGGACGACGGACCGGGCACGACCGGCTTACCCTGGTTCGACCGGTATCAGGCGATCCTGTCGGCACACGGACATTCTCTCGAATCGGGGGCCACCGTCCGCGAACACGCCGCGGCTGTTGCGGCCGCGCTTGCCGATAGTGCCGGAACCGCCGGTGCGGCGGACGTCCCGGTTACTGTGGCGAAGGCCTTCTATGCCGCCCGCTACGCCGGCCAACCGCCCGAAGTTGATGAACTGACCCGATTGGAGCGGGATCTTTCACGCCTGGAAAAGGCAATGCGAACGGCCCGCAAGGAGTAGCGGCCTGGCCGCGAAGGTTTGACGAACAGCGGTCGCCTCACTGGAGTGATTCCGTGCCCACACTCATCCCCCGACTGACCGCCGCGGACACTATTCTCGTTGTCGTCGACGTGCAGGATAAATTGCTGGCCAAGATGCCGACCGCCGGGGTGTTGGTGCGGAACGTCGAGTTTCTGTTGGATGCCGCCAATCTTCTCGCGGTTCCCGCCGTCGGGACCGAGCAGTATCCGAAGGGGCTGGGGCCGACCGCGGCCGGAATCGCAGCCCGGCTGCCGGGCGGTTTCCTGGCCAAGACCGCGTTCAGTTGCTGCGGGGCGGCGGGCTTCCTCGCGGACCTCAGGGGACGAGAGCGGCCGAACGTCGTACTGGCCGGGATGGAGGCCCACGTTTGCGTCGCGCACACGGCCCTAGACCTGCTCGAAGCCGGGTTCCGGGTGTTCCTACCGGTCGACGCGATCGCGAGCCGGGCCGCCCTCGACGCCGACACCGCCGTCCGCCGGCTGGAACGGGCCGGTGCGGTCCCGACGACGGCCGAGGCGGTCGTGTTCGAGTGGGTTGGAGACGCGGCGCACCCACAGTTCAAGGCAATTAGTAAACTAATCGTCGGGCGGGCGACCCCGGGCTCCGATTGATCGCGCCGCGACCTGCCCCGTGACTTCTGACTCCTGGTGTATTGATGTCCCTCCCCGGCCAGCTGACCCCGTCCCCCCGCCTGCTCCTCGGTCCCGGCCCCAGCGACGCGCACCCGCGGGTTCTGACCGCGATGACCACGCCTCTGCTGGGTCACCTGGACCCGCAATTCCTGCAAATCATGACCGAAACGCAGGAAATGCTCCGGCAGGTATTCCGAACCAAGAACCGGCTCACCTTCCCCGTCTCCGCGACCGGGACGGCCGGAATGGAGACGTGCTTGGTCAACCTGATCGAGCACGGGGACAAGGCGGTCGTCTGCACGATGGGCTACTTCGGCAACCGCCTCGTCGAGATCGCGGGCCGGGCCGGCGCGGACGTCACAGTTATGCAGCAGACGTGGGGCCAGGTCTTCGACATCAACCAGATTCGAGAAAAGCTCAAGGAAGTCCGGCCGAAGGTTCTCGCCATTGTTCACGCGGAAACGTCGACTGGGGCGTGGCAGCCGATCGAGCAGCTCGGCAAATTGTGCCACGAATTCGGTACGCTCCTGGTCGTCGACTGCGTGACCTCGCTCGGCTGTACCCAGCTCGAAGTCGACGCGTGGGAACTGGACGCCGTGTTCAGTTGCTCGCAGAAGGGCCTGGGCTGCCCGCCGGGGCTCGCCCCGGTGACGTTCAGCGAGCGGGCGATCGCGGCCCTCAAGGGGCGGAAGACCAAGGTCCAGAGTTGGTATCTGGACATGAGCCTGATCGAGAGCTACTGGGGCGGTGACCGTGCGTACCACCACACGGCCCCGATCTCGATGGTGTACGCGATCCGCGAAGGGCTCCGCATCGTTCTCGAAGAGGGCCTGGAAGCCCGCTGGGACCGGCACCTGAAGAATCACAAGGCGTTGAAGGCCGGCTTGCTCGCTCTGGGCTTGAAATACACAGCCGCCGAAGGGCACCAACTCCCGCAACTCAACGCGGTCCGCATCCCGGACGGTCTGGACGACGCGGCTGGGCGGAAACTGTTGCTGAACGAGTTCGGCATCGAGATCGGCGGCGGGCTCGGCGACTTGAAGGGCAAGGCGTGGCGCATCGGCCTGATGGGGTACAACAGCAAGCCGTCGAGCGTCATGCTCGTCCTCGCCGCCTTGGAGCAAGTCCTCACGAAAATGGGCGCCAAGGTCGAGCCGGGCGCCGGCGTCGCCGCGGCTTCAAAGGTGTACGTATCCGGTTGACCGGACGTTGAGTTTTCGGCTCTTACGCTGGAAGCGTTACAGAAGAGCCCGGGGTTCGCGGAGCGTACCCCGGGCGGCCGAGTGTCTGGCATTTCCCCGGCGTGCGCCTTGTGTAAGTCTGTTTTTGTCAACGTTAGCGGCGGCTTGGGCGAATGCGCGGAGGGGTCGTTGTGAAAATGCTCAAACAGATCGAAATTGAAGGGTACAGGTCGATTAAGGCCGTCAGTCTCGAACTCCGCTCACTCAACATTTTCATCGGGCCGAACGGCGCAGGAAAGAGCAATTTCGTTTCATTCTTCAAGATGCTTGCCGAAATGATGGGCAGCCGGCTCCAACAGTACATCGGCACGTCAGGTCGCGGACAGGCGATTCTCCACTACGGCCCGAAGGCGACCCGACAGTTACTGGGCCGACTGGAATTTCAGGTGGATAACGGGACGGATCGGTACACCGCCCGGTTCGCTCACGCGGCCGGCGACACCCTGGTTTTCGCAGAAGAAACGCTCGCGTCCTATCAGACCGGGTTTGAAAACCCGAAGACTGTATCGCTGGGGGCTGGGCACGCGGAAACGCGGCTCGACGAGGAAGCGGGCTCCGGCGACCCGACCGCCAAGGCCATCCGCGACCTGCTCAACCGGTGTCGCGTTTACCATTTCCACGACACGTCCGCGTCTGCCCGGGTGCGCCAGCACTGCTTCATTCACGACAACCGCTTGCTGATGTCCGACGCGGGGAATCTTGCGGCCGTGCTCTACGCGTACCGTAGTCAGGCGAAGGTCGCATATCGTCGCATCGTCACGACCGTCAAAAAGATCGTACCCGAGTTCGACGACTTCGACCTTGAGCCGAGCCGCCTTAACCCGAACGAAATACTCCTCAACTGGCGGAAGAGGGACCGGGATTACCTGTTCGGTCCGCACCAACTTTCAGACGGTTCTCTCCGGGCGATAGCGATCTGCACACTGTTTCTTCAACCCGAATACGATCTGCCTGGTGTCATCGTAATCGACGAGCCCGAGTTGGGGTTGCACCCTCATGCCCTGGAAATCATCGCCGGCTTGATCCGGGCCGCCGCGACGACCACCCAAGTGATCGCGGCCACACAGTCCCAAACGTTCCTGAATTTTTTCGATCCGGATGAGATCATCACCGTCGAAACTCAAGGCGGAAAATCATTGTTCCGCCGACTGGAACCCGCCCAACTCAAGGATTGGCTGGAGGACTACTCGATCGGCGACTTGTGGCAACGGAACGTCCTGGGCGGGGGGCCGCTGCCGTGAAGCAGTTGAACGTCTTTTGCGAAGGGCAGACGGAACAGGCGTTCTGCGACCAGGTACTTCGACCCCACCTCTTTCCAGCCAGCGACGGGATTGTTCACACGTTGGCGGTCGGTGAAAAGGACCACCACCACGTTTACGGCCTCGGTCGCAAAACGAAATACGAGCGGGTCCGGAAGTTTATCCACAACACGATCAAGCAGCGAGGAGGACGAAACGTCTACTTTACGACGCTGTTCGACCTATACGCCCTGCCGTCGGATTTTCCCGGGAAGGCCGTAAACGTCAGGGACGTGGTCAACCCGACGCCGTACGTCCTGGCGCTGCAGCAAGCGCTCGAAGACGACATCGGCTACCACCGTTTCATCGCCCACCTGCAGCTTTATGAATACGAGACCATGTTGTTTACCGACCCCGACGCGTTCGCCGTCGCGTTCGAGGATTGTGAAGTGGAAATCGGGCAGTTGAAGGTGATCGTGTCTTCGGAACACAGTATCGAACATATCAACGACGGCCGGGAAACCGCACCTTCGAAACGGATCATCGGCGTGTTCCCCGAATACGCGGGGTGGACGACGACGGCCGGGCCGGATATCGCCGAGTTCATTGGGGTCGCCAAGATTCGTGCGGCCTGCCCGCACTTCGATCGCTGGCTCGTCCGGTTGGAAAGTATCCCGTGGGAAATGGCGTAGACGCGTCCGTCTTTCCGGCGATCTCTGGTCCGATCACGCTACAAGCAAGGTGTGGGGGCGGATGATCCGCCCCCACACCTTCCGTTACGTCTCGTCGCCGGTGTCTACCACCGCCACCCGGAGAACGGCCCGCCGCCCAGCGGCCCGCCGTTGCCGAGCCCGCTGGAAGAACCACTCGACACGCGAATGCTCGCAGTTCCCGTTAAGGTCGACGTGGTCGTGTCGGTCGCGGTGATCGTCTGGGTGCCCGACGTCGCGAACGTCGCGGTGAAGACGTGGACCCCCTGGTCGTCCGCGGTAAACGTGTAGTCGGCCGGGACCGAGGCGCCTGTGGCGGTGTCGGTCGTCGTGAAGTGAACCGTGCCCGTGTAGTTTTGTACGGGTTGGTTGTTCATGTCGAGGGCCACGACGGCGAACTGGGTCGCCGTGCCGGTCGTGGCTCGCCCCTGGGCCACGACCGCGAAGTGGGTCGCCACTTGCGTCGCGTTGACGCTGATCGTCGTCGACCCGGTGATGGACGAGGTGGTCGTGTCGGTCGCGGTGATCGTGTCACTGCCGGTCGCTGACGGGGTGACCGTGAAGACGTGGTAACCGTTATCGCTCGAAGTGAACGTGTAGTTCGCCGGGAGCGAGTCGCTGGAACCCGTACTCGTAAAGCTGACCGTCCCGGTGTAGTTCGTGACGATGTGGTTGGACGCGTCCAGG
This is a stretch of genomic DNA from Fimbriiglobus ruber. It encodes these proteins:
- a CDS encoding AAA family ATPase, which codes for MLKQIEIEGYRSIKAVSLELRSLNIFIGPNGAGKSNFVSFFKMLAEMMGSRLQQYIGTSGRGQAILHYGPKATRQLLGRLEFQVDNGTDRYTARFAHAAGDTLVFAEETLASYQTGFENPKTVSLGAGHAETRLDEEAGSGDPTAKAIRDLLNRCRVYHFHDTSASARVRQHCFIHDNRLLMSDAGNLAAVLYAYRSQAKVAYRRIVTTVKKIVPEFDDFDLEPSRLNPNEILLNWRKRDRDYLFGPHQLSDGSLRAIAICTLFLQPEYDLPGVIVIDEPELGLHPHALEIIAGLIRAAATTTQVIAATQSQTFLNFFDPDEIITVETQGGKSLFRRLEPAQLKDWLEDYSIGDLWQRNVLGGGPLP
- a CDS encoding pyridoxal-phosphate-dependent aminotransferase family protein — translated: MSLPGQLTPSPRLLLGPGPSDAHPRVLTAMTTPLLGHLDPQFLQIMTETQEMLRQVFRTKNRLTFPVSATGTAGMETCLVNLIEHGDKAVVCTMGYFGNRLVEIAGRAGADVTVMQQTWGQVFDINQIREKLKEVRPKVLAIVHAETSTGAWQPIEQLGKLCHEFGTLLVVDCVTSLGCTQLEVDAWELDAVFSCSQKGLGCPPGLAPVTFSERAIAALKGRKTKVQSWYLDMSLIESYWGGDRAYHHTAPISMVYAIREGLRIVLEEGLEARWDRHLKNHKALKAGLLALGLKYTAAEGHQLPQLNAVRIPDGLDDAAGRKLLLNEFGIEIGGGLGDLKGKAWRIGLMGYNSKPSSVMLVLAALEQVLTKMGAKVEPGAGVAAASKVYVSG
- a CDS encoding DUF4276 family protein, with protein sequence MKQLNVFCEGQTEQAFCDQVLRPHLFPASDGIVHTLAVGEKDHHHVYGLGRKTKYERVRKFIHNTIKQRGGRNVYFTTLFDLYALPSDFPGKAVNVRDVVNPTPYVLALQQALEDDIGYHRFIAHLQLYEYETMLFTDPDAFAVAFEDCEVEIGQLKVIVSSEHSIEHINDGRETAPSKRIIGVFPEYAGWTTTAGPDIAEFIGVAKIRAACPHFDRWLVRLESIPWEMA
- a CDS encoding isochorismatase family protein, translating into MPTLIPRLTAADTILVVVDVQDKLLAKMPTAGVLVRNVEFLLDAANLLAVPAVGTEQYPKGLGPTAAGIAARLPGGFLAKTAFSCCGAAGFLADLRGRERPNVVLAGMEAHVCVAHTALDLLEAGFRVFLPVDAIASRAALDADTAVRRLERAGAVPTTAEAVVFEWVGDAAHPQFKAISKLIVGRATPGSD